A stretch of Zootoca vivipara chromosome 13, rZooViv1.1, whole genome shotgun sequence DNA encodes these proteins:
- the NR1D1 gene encoding nuclear receptor subfamily 1 group D member 1: protein MNDGCQLNRMATLDTNNNAPGGVISYIGSNGSSPSRTSPVSLCGSDSSNGSCQLSSQPAFPSYFPPSPTGSLVQDSGRLYGTSSTGLRDDASPSSSSSSSSSSSYSSGGSPVGLQVAMDDGRRISPAKSTSSSITKLNGMVLLCKVCGDVASGFHYGVHACEGCKGFFRRSIQQNIQYKKCLKNETCNIVRINRNRCQQCRFKKCLGVGMSRDAVRFGRIPKREKQRMLAEMQSAMNNMANNQLSAQCLPEGLSTGHQQPASPLLCHQPQLAPRSSPPHVASPPQPSPCFAQFSQQLTPPRSPSPGEVTEDVISQVSKAHKEIFVYAHDKLAAGPLAPAGSENSLSWESNWLSSGYHGNGPCHQNDNWNSGSTPSNTCHQNNMNGHRFCPSGYPSGETDSSVGQGCPQQGEPRDILLACPMNCHPQGRSGRTGQEIWEDFSMSFTPAVREVVEFAKHIPGFRELTQHDQVSLLKAGTFEVLMVRFASLFNVKEQTVTFMSRTKYSLAELWGMGMGDLLTSMFEFSEKLGALGLSEEELGLFTAVVLISADRSGIENPGSVEQLQEMLIRALRALVLKNHPQETSRFTKLLLKLPDLRTLNNMHSEKLLSFRIDAQ, encoded by the exons ATGAATGACGGCTGTCAACTGAACAGGATGGCCACTTTGGATACGAACAACAACGCCCCAG GTGGTGTCATCAGCTACATTGGCTCCAACGGGTCTTCTCCAAGCCGCACCAGTCCCGTCTCTCTGTGTGGCAGCGACAGCTCCAACGGCAGCTGCCAGCTGTCCTCGCAACCCGCCTTCCCCAGCTACTTCCCACCTTCACCCACCGGGTCTCTGGTGCAAGACTCTGGGCGCCTTTACGGGACCAGCTCCACTGGGCTCCGTGATGatgcttccccttcctcctcctcttcttcgtcGTCGTCCTCTTCCTACAGCTCTGGAGGCTCCCCCGTGGGGCTGCAAGTGGCCATGGATGACGGGAGGCGCATCTCCCCTGCCaaaagcaccagcagcagcatcacAA AGCTGAATGGGATGGTCCTCTTGTGTAAAGTCTGCGGAGATGTGGCGTCTGGGTTCCATTACGGTGTCCATGCTTGTGAAGGCTGCAAG ggTTTCTTCCGGCGCAGCATTCAGCAAAACATCCAGTACAAAAAGTGCCTAAAGAACGAAACCTGCAACATTGTCCGCATCAACCGGAATCGTTGCCAGCAGTGCCGCTTCAAGAAGTGTCTGGGGGTTGGCATGTCCCGTGATG CTGTCCGTTTTGGCCGCATCCCCAAGCGCGAGAAACAACGCATGCTGGCAGAGATGCAGAGCGCTATGAACAACATGGCCAACAACCAGCTCAGTGCGCAGTGCCTGCCTGAGGGCTTGTCAACGGGGCACCAGCAGCCTGCCAGCCCCCTTCTGTGCCACCAGCCACAGCTGGCGCCGCGATCCTCACCGCCTCACGTGGCCTCGCCTCCCCAGCCATCTCCTTGCTTTGCCCAGTTCTCCCAGCAGCTGACGCCGCCCCGCTCCCCGAGCCCCGGCGAAGTCACGGAAGATGTCATCTCGCAGGTGTCCAAGGCCCACAAGGAGATTTTTGTTTATGCCCACGACAAACTGGCCGCAGGGCCCCTGGCTCCTGCAGGGAGCGAGAACTCTCTGAGTTGGGAGAGCAACTGGCTGTCTAGTGGTTACCACGGAAACGGGCCCTGCCACCAAAACGACAACTGGAACTCTGGCTCCACCCCAAGCAACACATGCCACCAGAACAACATGAACGGCCATCGGTTTTGCCCCTCCGGCTACCCCTCCGGGGAGACAGATTCCTCCGTCGGCCAAGGCTGCCCCCAGCAAGGCGAACCCAGAGATATCCTCTTG GCGTGTCCTATGAATTGTCACCCACAAGGTCGCAGTGGCCGCACAGGCCAGGAGATTTGGGAAGATTTCTCCATGAGCTTCACACCTGCTGTACGAGAGGTTGTGGAATTTGCAAAGCACATCCCTGGTTTCCGGGAGCTCACGCAGCATGACCAGGTCTCCTTACTCAAAGCTGGCACATTTGAG GTGCTGATGGTTCGGTTTGCATCCCTCTTCAACGTTAAGGAACAGACAGTCACATTTATGAGTCGTACCAAGTACAGCCTTGCGGAGCTGTGGGGGATGGGCATGGGTGACCTGCTGACATCCATGTTTGAGTTCAGTGAGAAGCTTGGAGCCTTGGGACTCTCTGAAGAGGAGCTTGGCCTCTTCACAGCTGTGGTGCTGATCTCTGCAG ATCGTTCAGGCATTGAGAACCCAGGATCAGTGGAGCAGTTACAGGAGATGCTTATCCGTGCCCTGAGAGCCCTCGTCCTCAAAAACCACCCCCAGGAAACGTCCCGTTTCACCAAGCTGCTACTGAAGCTTCCCGACCTGCGCACCCTCAACAACATGCACTCTGAGAAGCTGCTCTCCTTTCGCATTGATGCTCAGTAG